The Fulvitalea axinellae region ATGGCATTTGGGCGACGAAGACGAATACCAACCGGAAAACCGTGGTTTTGACGAAGTATTTATTCATGGTGGCGGCGGAATAGGGCAGTCGTACCCGGGCTCTTGCGCCGACGCTCCGGAAAACAAGTACTTCGATCCGGCGATAAAACATAACGGGGTTTTTGAAAAAACATCCGGATTCTGCACCGATATTTTCTTTTCTCAAGCCCTTTCTTGGATAAAGGAAAAATCAAACGAAGACAAACCGTTCTTCGCCTACATCCCTACCAACGCTCCCCACGGACCGTTTATCGCCCCCGAAAAATACAAAGAGAAGTTTATCAGGCAAGGGTATCCAAAAAAAGCCCAAGGTTTTTACGGAATGATCGAAAACGTGGACCATAACCTGGGTATACTGATGTCTAAGCTCGACGAATGGAATCTTTCTGATAATACGATTCTGATTTTTATGTCGGACAACGGAAAGACTTGGGGCGGATATAACGAAGTACACGGCAAGACGTATAACGCTGGACTAAAAGGCTTCAAGGGAAGCGCCCATGAGGGAGGCACAAAGGTTCCGTTTTTCATCAAATGGCCGGAAAACTTCGAAGCCGGAAAGAAAATAGACCTTCTTTTTAACCATTACGATATTCTGCCTACGCTTGCGGAAGTTGCCGATATCGATATATCGGATATTCCCGAATTGGATGGCAAAAGCTTTTTGCCTTTCCTTACCGGGAAAAAAACCGAAGCCAAAGACCGCTACCGCTTTGTGCACGGTGGCAGGTGGCCGCTGAATCCAGCCCTTAAAGCCGGACAAGAAGTTGATAAGCGCTGGTTGGGCACGGAAGAAAGTTCGAACCCGGAAAACTCCAAATTTAAAAACTGCGCAATCCGGAATGAGCGCTACCGGCTGATCAACAACAAAGAACTGTACGATATCACCAAAGACCCGGGCCAGACGACCAACATTATCGAAAAACACCCGGAAGTAGTATCCAAAATGAGGGAAGCTTACGATAATTGGTGGACTAACGTTCGGCCGTTTATGGTAAACGAGAGCGCTCCGTTATCCAGCGAAAAACCTTTTCCGGACGCATATAACAAGCAAAAAGAATCGACGGGTATCAAGACTTGGACCGCCCCGGATTTGGATTAATATTGCGGTAAAAACAACATATATAGAGGCGGGGAGTGTTCCGTTTCTATACCCTGAAACCTCTTTTCCACTCGGCGGTTGGAGTATATAGTCCCAAAAACCATGTTCTCCACCCCGAAAACGTCTTCCGTAAAACCGCCTGTTCCACATGCCGGCGCCACTGGGTTGGGCAAAGCGCCTCCGCCACCGGTCCAGTGTATCCTGACAGCCGAAGGGCTGAAGCAGGGACTCGCCTCCCCCGACAAAGTTCCGGAACGGGTATATGAGCTTTTGGTAGAAATCCACGCCCTAGATTCAAAAGCGGAAGACGCAAAGACCAAAGGAGAGTACAAAAAAGATAACCGCAAGGAATCGCTGGGCAGACGGCTGGATTTACTGGAAGAACTGGAAATGGCGATGCTGGAATTACCCCTCAGCAAGCTCCCGTCCAGTGAGAAAGACAACCGAAAACTCAGTCACCTTTTTGTCGAAGTAAGCTCCGAACGCCGGAAAACACAGAAATCATACGACTGTTATCTGCAAAAAGGGCTCTTTGATGATTTCCCTTATCGCTTCGAAAACGGCGGAACTTATTCTTCGGGAATCAACGAAGCATGGCCATTTATATGCAGGAATTTTCCGGATATAATAGGCAAAATTCCCGAAGAGGTGGAGAAACAATTTTTTTTGGAAGATGAGAAGGTAGCTCCCGAAAGTCTGGATGCTGAAAAACTGCTTTATTTTGTCCAAGCCAAAGACGGAAATACTCTCCTGACCTTAGGCGAAGGCCAGGAAGAGTATTGGCATTTCGCTCCAAACTATTTGCTTTTGCTTTGGCAAATGACACAAAAACTCCTCCCGCCGAAAGCGCTGGAAGGGGAAAAGCCAAGCTTTATAACTGCTTTGGCAGGAAGACCTAGTTTGGATCTGGACAACAATCCCTTTTTCGAAGACCAGGGCCTGAATACTTCTACCGAATACGAACCCTCTTCCACAGAATCGGAGCCCGAGCTTCCATTTGATCTGCAAGGGGAATGGTTTCCCGTAAAACCAGCCGAACCCCTTCCGGGCTTTCCTATATTTTGCGCCACCCACGATGCCGACCTGACCCACACACCGGATTCGCTTGCGAAAGTGGATACGCCCCGGCTAATACATTTTCAGGGAGGTCACAGAAACTATTCTTTCGGAGCCGATGGCGAAACCTTATTCAAGTGGTTCCGAAAAGGCTATGACTCCATAGAAATCCAACGGATGATGTTGGCTCAGCAATTACTGAACATCATCGGAAAGAATTCCTTTGCACCCCGTTGGAGCGTATTGCGCCACGATGGGAAATCGTGGCCCGCGCTCAGGGAACGCATGCGCCAACTCCCCGCCGAATACGACCGAAAGATGTCCGTAGAGTTGGGATTTGGCGAAGACGAGCTGAAAGACTTCGACGTAATGGAAATGATAAACCGGAAGGAGAGGGCGAAAGCGGACGCCCCCGACCTTCCCGAGGTGTCGGAAGGTGGCCAAGATTTCGATTTGTGGTTTTTGGGACACAAGCACGAGAGCTTTCAGGTAAGGCTACGCGAACACGAATGGCCTCATTTTAACGACCTTCGGGAAGCGTTCAATATGAAAAGCGTGGCCAACGAAGGCGCTGTCGGTTTATTAGGCCAGCAAGGTTCCGCCTATTTGGGCGAACCCGCCACGCCTACACCCCAAAGAGGGTTTATTTCGGACATCTGGTTTTGGTTTGCGCAAGGCGAGGCCATGATGCAATCCATACTAATGGGCAATATGCGTTACCAACTCCTGCCATACTCGCACCTAGGGCAGGCCGACAAGCATGAAAGAGTATTATTGCCAAACGGCATGGTGAAGGCCTACAAACAGCCTGAATCCGGGAGGGTATCGCTTTTCAACGACGGCGCGCGGATTTCGGAAACGGGGTATCAGCATTTCGCCAAAAGGATTCTTTTCAAAAATCTGGCAGATATGCCCGACTCTCACCTCTCGGCTGACGAGGTAATACGGGTTATCGCCAATTATATTTTCAAGCTCCTGACTTTGTCTTCTTCCGACCTTACTTATCCGGCCGGCCCGAAGCATTACCAAATGGACCACGGTATCAGTTGCTGCTCCGATATCGCGGGATATACCGCACAAATAAACGGAATGCTGGCCTGCCTGCTCAGTATATACGACAAAGGCTCCGAGTGCCTGGGGTTCGCCGATAGTATGGGCCAGGAATTCGAGAAGGAACGTTTCGCTTTCCACAGACTGGTACAGGTAGTGGTAAGGATTGTAGACCATTTCGGACCAGACACATTACGTAAACTGATGGCCAGAAGGCTCGAAAAAATTGAATCCGAAAACGCGTTTGGAAGTTCTTCGTGGGGGTCCATGCTTTTGTGTCAGGGCAACCACTATAGCCAGTTCAATTTCGAGCTTTCCACCAGCATTATCCGTACTCAAGTGGGCGGAAAAGCCTATCTGTTGGTAACGGGATTGTTGCTTGGCGACATTTACTCCCGTATGGTAAAGGCGATAGAGGATTACGGTGATATAGAAGGCATAATAATCGGGCATATTACCGGAACCCGAGACCTTTTCGAGACCGAACGATTGGGGACTTATGTTTATCAGAAAGGAATAAAAGTGTATCTGCCATCCGGACATATCGCCATCTCCGGAGGCGTTGACATGTTTGTATCCGGCAACCCGTCGGTCATTCTATATCCGGAAGGCGCCACTCTCGACAAAATAACCAAACTGGGCGTACATTCTTGGAAAAACCGGACCACAGGCATGCAAGGACACGGACTCCCGAAAAACCATCCAAAACACGAACAGCATATCAAATTCAACGAAAGCGTGGGTATGAGCAGGGAAGAGGCCGAGAAGTTTTATTTCTTTAATATGGAAACCCCGCCCGAAAGGATCCATTATATGACCGAAGAAGAAATCCGACGTTTCGGAATAGCGGATATCCGTCCACAAAAACCCGACGAACCGTTTAGCGCGAGCATTGCCTAAAGGGTTCAAAAAGAAAAATAAAATCGTGCCGTTAGAACTACCATTTAAGCGGTTTTTCCAGATACTCCAACCTTCCGAGCAGATCAAAATGCTCACCGTATTCGTGGGGCATACCATGGTTAAAAGCGTAAACGAAGCGGAAAACTTTTAACGCAGTCCTTCTCCAATTTGGCATTGTAAGGGGATGCTCAGCCTGTCTTAGTTCCAAAATCACCTTCTTTTTGCCGTCTTCCGCATCGAATTTGTCGCCTAAAGCGCCGACCGAACCCACCATACCACCACTTTTAGGCTCTGGAAAATGTTCTCTCGTAAGCAGATCTTTCCCTCTCGCAATATTCACAATCCAGTCATGCCTTGTCAAATGGCTCATCGATTCCATATCCGGATCATCCCTAAGGTGGAAAATTCCATGCGAATACAGTGGCTCCGACAACTCTCCACTGGAAAGAAAATCCTCAAACTGAAAAATCGAAAGCCAGAGATCTTCCTTTTCAAGGCGTTCTTTATCAGGCAATAGCTTAAACACCGAGGCGAAATCGTTGCGCATCAATATAGAAAGCACCGACTTTGGCGAAGCGTATGCTTCTCTCTTTGTCACCAGAATATAAAAATACATCAGAGAGATAAGCCCTTTGGCTTGACCGCTAAACTGAAACTCCTTTTGCGCCCGGT contains the following coding sequences:
- a CDS encoding arylsulfatase, with the protein product MAVIVCSSSHTSFLLIKRILTLIARAIVASCLFTSFLGCNRKKNPPNIILVMTDDQGYGDISAHGSPDVITPNMDKLKTQSTSFEDFHVSPTSAPTRSAILTGRHPFKNGITHTILERERMALGVTTLPEVLKKGNYTTGIFGKWHLGDEDEYQPENRGFDEVFIHGGGGIGQSYPGSCADAPENKYFDPAIKHNGVFEKTSGFCTDIFFSQALSWIKEKSNEDKPFFAYIPTNAPHGPFIAPEKYKEKFIRQGYPKKAQGFYGMIENVDHNLGILMSKLDEWNLSDNTILIFMSDNGKTWGGYNEVHGKTYNAGLKGFKGSAHEGGTKVPFFIKWPENFEAGKKIDLLFNHYDILPTLAEVADIDISDIPELDGKSFLPFLTGKKTEAKDRYRFVHGGRWPLNPALKAGQEVDKRWLGTEESSNPENSKFKNCAIRNERYRLINNKELYDITKDPGQTTNIIEKHPEVVSKMREAYDNWWTNVRPFMVNESAPLSSEKPFPDAYNKQKESTGIKTWTAPDLD